The genomic DNA GCCCGGGCCGCACCCGCGCATCGGCCACCAGCCGGTGGTTGATGAAGGCCATGTTGCGGTTGAAGAACTGATCCCATTTGTCCCAACCGGCGGCAACGCGATTCCAGTCCTGACGCTGGGCTTCGATCACAGCCTCTGGTGTTTGTGACGGCATCGGAGCGACTCCTTGTTGGACAAAGTAGAGAGGAAGATTATTTCACGCGTTCGAAGGTAAACACCTTCGGCACGTCTTTTCCCGCCTTGCTCAAGGTCCAGGTCTGGGTGAAGTGATCGTGGTCTTTGACGTCGATGGTCAGCTGGCGCATGTGAACATCGGTCGGGTTTTTGAGGTTGGTGGCATCCACAAAGGCAAAGGTGATCGTCTTATCTCCCTCTTTGATCGCGGAGGCGCGCATGCGCGGCTGGTTATTGAGGGAGCAATAGTGCGTCAACATCAGTTGGTCGCCGTCGCTGTAGTACATGGTCGTCATCGGGGGGCTGTCGGGCGGGGTGAGCGTTTCGGTCAGACTGGTGCCTCCCGAACTGAGCGCAAAGGCGATCTTGTGGGCTTTCCCTTCCGCGTCGGCCCCCTTCCATTCTCCGACGAGGAACTTTAATGGACTCAGGGTTGTATCTGGAGTATCGGCGGCTTGGGCGAAGAGCGGGACGAAGAGTAGGACGAGACCACAGAGAGCACGAAGAATTCCACGCGGCATGCAAACCCTCCATCAAACAAGAAGATGCCGAACACAAGTCAGTCAAGCATGTCTCCAAGGTCGAGATCAAGACTTTTTCAGCCGCTGTCGCAGAACGGGACAGCAGGAACGGCAGAGTGAATCAGAAATGCACGTATAATGACTTGGAGTGAGGGGAAAGACAGGAGGCGCGTTCGGGCGAGAATTGCCGGGGGAGTGGGAACGTCCGCCATGAATTTGATAGAACAGGTCTGGCGATAGTTTTCCTGAGACACGAACGGCAGGCCGGCCTATGCCGCACAACTCCAGCGCATCGATCTCGAAGGCGAGTCACCTGCGGTCGTGGTGCAGGCGCTTCAAGTCACGCCGAATAACCTCACCGTGCGTCTCCATCGTGCGCGCCAGGCCCTGCGGGCCAGCCTCGAACAGACTTGCGGGCTTTGCACCAGACAAGGCTGTTTCAACTGCACGTGCGAGTAGTTCCTCCGCCTACCGGTAGATGTGAAAAGAACGGTCGGCGCCCTGTAATAATTCCCGCCTTGTTCCGTCTGTAGGGGTGAACGGATGATTTCACCACTCACAGGGAGGACACACATGGCTCACCACCATTCAGCGACTATCACCGTGCCGCGTCACGCAGAGCCACGAGGTCACGATCACCATACGAACGGGCATGACTGTGTGCAGGCTCACGGCGATCACCGTGGCCGTCATCAGCCTCACGAGCATCAGGAAGCGAACCACCAGGCATCCTCGCTCGATCGAACAGCGCTGATGGCGACCCTGCACTGCTTGAGCGGCTGCACCATCGGCGAAGTGCTCGGGATGGCGATCGGCACGGCGTTGGGCTGGAGTAATTGGCCGACGGTCGGCCTCGCTGTTGCGCTGGCCTTTCTCTTCGGGTATGCCATGACCTTGTACCCGTTGCGGCGGGCGGGTATGGCCTGGGGAACGGCGCTGGGGTTGGCCTTTGCGTCCGATACCCTCTCAATGACGACTATGGAACTGGTGGACAATGCGATCATGGTGATGGTTCCCGGTGCGATGGACGCCGGGTTGCCTGATCCGCTGTTCTGGGGCAGTCTGGTCTTGTCCCTTCTTCTGGCCGGAGTGGCGGCATTTCCCGTCAACCGCTGGTTGATCGCGCGGGGTAAGGGGCATGCGCTGGTGCATGGGCAGCACTGCCACTGAGGCGGTTCGGCTGCAACCGTCGATCCGCTGCTGCGACATGCCTGGCTGCTGATGAGGGGCAGCCAGGCGGGCGGGCTCGTCGTTCAGTCCTTCGACGTACTTCACAGTACGCCGCAGTCCCTCACGACTCCGCGCGCCCGTCTCGCGACGCGGCTTGACGATTTCGCAACGAACCGGCGCTAGCCCGGATTATTCATGAATGTCGTCGCGAGGCGTTCGAGACCGAAGCCCGCCGGGGCTTCTCGCAAGCCAGGCCGACGCAGGCGTACTTGCAGTCCGTCGAGGAGGCCGAACGAGAACAACCCCGCCGGGCGAGAGAATCGAACGACGCAGCAGGTATTCATGAATAGTCCGGGCCAGGGTTTTGATCAGTTTGATTGAGGAGCGATTCAGCATGACGATCGGGAAATATATGTGCATGCTGGCGATCGTGGCCACGGCCATGGTTGCCTTCGCGCTGGCGGGGTGCAGCCAGTTCGAGCCGCGCGACAAGCGCTTCTATTACCGGGCGCTGTGGAATTTTTCGTTGCGGGAAGATCTGGCCGAACTCGACAGTGAGTTCAACGGCGTGGACTTCGGCCATTCCAATCTGTACGAGAATCTGTTGCTGACCGGCGGTCAGGACGTGCCGGCCATTGAGGAGCGGGCGCGCAAGCAGACGATCGCGTTTATCGCGACCAAACCCCGGCTGAACCCGAACGAGGAGGCGATTGCGCCGACCTATATGAAACTGGCCTGGCGCGCGCAGAACACGTTCGACGAAGCCCATGCCCTGCACCGCGCCACGTACGACATTGCGGTGTCGGACGAGCCGGAGAAGGATCGGGCGATCCGCAATGTGTTGGCCTACTATAAGGACAGCGCCTACGCGATCACCTCGAAGCGATTGGATCACCATCGGCTGGACCAGTTTCCCTATTCCAAGGCCTTCAGGACACGCTTCCCGCTGTTCAACGCGACGATCTGGTCGTACCACTACTTGCAGGTGGCCGTGTACGACCCGTTGCAGGCCGCGCGTGACCTGGCCGCCAAGACGCAAGCGGTCCGGCCCATTCTTGCGACCTATCGGCGGTATCTGGAACAGCCACCGGTGCAGTGGACGTTCATGCCGCTCACGGCGGAACTGAGTCCGCAGTTTGCCGCGCGGTATCCCGAATTGGCCAACATCTTCGACAATCTCCATATGCTGCACGACAACATCAGCGATATCCTCACCAGCGAGCGGCTCCCGACCTGGGAGGCGAAGCGGGCTGAAATTTATCGTGTGCTGAATAGCTACTATCTGGCGAGTGCGGATGCGACCAATCCGATGATCGTGCAAGGACAGGAGCATCACCATTGAAGTTGAGAGATAAGCGATTCCTTGCGCGCTTGCTCGGCTCGGCCCTTGCGCTGGTGACTACACCGCTGTTCGCCCTGGACCATGACAACCTCGATCCCAACCGTCCGATCGGGATGGAGGATGCCTATGCCATTCCGAAAGGGGAGATCGGCCTGGAGGGCGGGGTGAGGTTCAACGACCGTCGAGAAGGCCGCACGCAGGTCACATTTCAGCCGCAAATTATCTACGGCGCGTTCGCCAATACGCAGCTCGAAATCCAGGGCGATCTGTTTACCGACCCGCACTCCATCGTGGGGGCGAACAAGTCCGGCGATTTGCACCTGGGGGTCCTCTACAACTTCAATACGGAAACGTTGATGCTGCCGGCGTTGGCCGTCCGGGTCGAGGCGGATCTACCCACC from Nitrospira sp. ND1 includes the following:
- a CDS encoding DUF4396 domain-containing protein, which produces MAHHHSATITVPRHAEPRGHDHHTNGHDCVQAHGDHRGRHQPHEHQEANHQASSLDRTALMATLHCLSGCTIGEVLGMAIGTALGWSNWPTVGLAVALAFLFGYAMTLYPLRRAGMAWGTALGLAFASDTLSMTTMELVDNAIMVMVPGAMDAGLPDPLFWGSLVLSLLLAGVAAFPVNRWLIARGKGHALVHGQHCH